ACTCTGTGAATTCTGTCGGCTTCCTCTTTTTCAAATTCTTCTGCAATGATATCATTGCAGAGCTCGATGCACTCATCGCAGATGTATACAGTGGGGCCGGCAATGAGTTTTTTCACCTCATCCTGGCTCTTACCACAGAAAGAGCAGACCAAATCTCCACCCCGGTCGTCTTTCTTTCTGGTCATCAATATCCTCCTTGGCCAATCGGCGAACCAGCAAAACTTTCTCTCCTGGGTCAGTCAAACCTGCAAAATCATTATACCGCAAGCCCTCACCTGATTCAATGTCAACTGGCTCAGACTTTGTTCTTCTTCTCCGACTGCTCTGTAAGGTCTGTACGGATTTCCCGCTTGGTGATTACTCGATCTACAATACCGTATTCCTTGGCCTGCTCGCCCGTCATAAAGAAATCGCGGTCCGTGTCCTTCTCGATTTTTTCGATGGGTTGTCCTGTGTGCTTCGCCATGATTTCGTTCAGTTCTGCGCGCATCCGCAGTATTTCTTTGGCCTGAATTTCCACATCCGTAGCCTGCCCCTGAAATCCTCCTAGAGGCTGGTGAATAAGAATCCGGGAATGGGGCAGAGCAAATCGCTTCCCTTTCGCACCAGCTGCCAACAGCAGTGCTCCCATGCTGGCCGCCTGTCCCAGCGACAGAGTAGCCACATCAGGTTTGATATATTGCATGGTGTCATAAATTGCCAGACCGGAAGTCACCAGACCGCCCGGAGAATTGATGTAAAAGTTGATATCCTTGTCAGGGTCATCCGATTCCAGAAAAAGCATCTGGGCGATGATGAGGTTTGCCACGTCATCATTCACGGCTGTCCCCAGGAAAATAATGCGGTCTTTCAAGAGCCTGGAGTATATGTCATATGCTCTTTCTCCCCGGCTGCTTTGCTCCACAACAATTGGTATAAGCGTCATGAACTGCCCTCTCTTCAAGCCACGACTTTATCCTGGAGCAACTGGTAGCGCAAGGCTTCCATCAGTCTGTTGGTCTCGTAAAAGTCTTTCACCTTTTCAAACGACTGTTTGCTTGCCGCTGCTTTCTGCTGCAGACTCTGTTCCACTTCTTCGTCTGTCAGTTCAATGCCTTCTTGAACTGCAATTTTCTCGAGAATTATTGTCGTCCGAACTTTCCTCTCAGCAACATCGCGATTTCTTTTCTTGAACTCCTCATCTGTTATGCCTGCTTGCTCCATAGTGACATTTTGTTGGGCAAGGCGAAACCGGAAGGTATCGAGCATCTGCTGCAATTCTTGTTCCACCATGCCCTCAGGCACCTCGAAAGGATTGGCGGCCAGCAGTTTATCCAGAAGCTGCCTGCGATTGTCCTCTGCAATGCGCTCCCGGTGCTCCTCTTCCAGCTGTTTGGCAACCGCGGTGCGCAGTTCTTCGAGGTTTTGAAATTCACCAAGATCGCGGGCAAAATCATCATCGAGCTCAGGCAAAACTCTCTCTCTCACATCTTTGATCTCAACCTCGAAGGTTACACTCCTGCCAGCAATCTCTTTGTTGCCATAGTCGGCAGGAAAAGAAGCTGTAATCTCCCGAAAATCGCCTGCTCGGCTTCCAACCAACCGCTCCTCAAACTCTGCGTTGAACTTGCCCGCCCCTACCTCCAGCTGAAAACCCTTTACCTCACCACCGCGAATCAAGTGGCCATCGGAGTAGGCCTTGAAATCCAGGGTTACATAGTCGCCTTGCTGCACGGGCCGTGGCGGCTCGGGGCTTCGAAGGTAACCACTATTCTGGCGTCGGCGTTCTAATTCAGCCTCAATTTCCTCCTCAGTTACCTGCAGCCGTTCGCTGCGAATCTCCAGGCCATGGTAGTCTGCCATGGCAATATCGGGCTTCACTTCCACCAATACTGAGTAGCGAAACGGCTCTCCCTCCTTGAGTTCTTTTCTATCCAGCTGCGGCTGAGAAGCCAGTTCTATAGCACTTTCTTCGAGGGCCTCTTTTAAACTATTGTTGATCAGCTCCAGGCCAACTTCGCTGTGAACCTGGTCTGCATAATATCTTTTCAAGATATTCAGAGGCACCTTTCCGGGCCGAAAGCCTTTCATCTTGACGCTCCTGTTCAACTTGCGGTAGGCCTTGCGCAGCTCTCGTGAAACGTCTTCCTCCGGGAGTTCAACGTGAACCCTGCGCTTTACTGAGCTAATTTCTTCAACCGATACTTTCATGATCACTTTTTCAACCCGGTAAATTAGTATGTCTCTTCCATGTCTCTGCCCAGTCAACTACCAATACTGGCTCTTTTTCACTGAATAGAAGGCAGCTCTCGGCACCGAGAGGACAATATAATCACAGGAGCCATTCTGTGGCAACCCCAAGAAGGAAACTTATTATCCCATTTTCTCTTTACTCTATCAACTTGGCCGTAGACAAATTTTTTTGGAGGGCGGTGGCTCAAACCCAAAGGAACAAGTTTGGCTCCACTCCGACCAGATGGGGACCGTCATTCTATGCATTCTAGAGATTACGAATATGGAGAGATAATTATCTTTTTGCCAGGCAACCTCAGTAAGAATCAACCATAGTCTGTCACCCTGAAGCCCCTTGGCCAAGCTTATTTTTGGCATCTAGCAAAGTATAATGTCAGCAAAATTTTTCTGGGCTCTGGTTTATATCCTCCTTTGCATCACTTGGCAAATAATGAGCAATTGTGCCCCACTAGTGGGGGAGGCATCTGAATAAAGCCAAACATATTGCGACGGCTATCGGACAGCTTTATCATAAATTATATCCACATACATGAAAAAGCAACAGATTCCTTTTGACAATACTCGTTTGCCATTGTATTGTGCCTGTCACATAAGTTCTGGTTCTCGGGGGAATGTAAGGTTTCTAGTCGAACCCTTCGACTGAAGGTCTCAGGGCAGGACCAGTCTTCTGCATGGAGCTCAGCAGAGTTCTGCACCTCAAGGTGAACTACCTGGAGGACTGTCTAGCTAGAGGCCCGTGGCTACCTAGAGAGCATCGTTCCAGCTGCTCAAGAAGTGGGAATACACCTGTTTCAAACTCAAATGAATCATGCCAGCATATTCGAGGGACAATTGTGGAAAAAATCCTATAGTTTGGCCACGATTTGTGGTATTTTCGCAACAAAAAGCGACAGACAGGGCTCTATGAGGTCGCTGCTATTAGGCAAAATTGAGGAGGTGGAAGAGAAAGCCATTGGGATTTGAGCATTATTTCCATCGGTTATGCCGCCCCGCCAAAGTAGCCTGGAGGGAAAAAACTTCATGTAGAAATCAGGCACGTATATTGCTCTACCCGTGGAAAACTGGAGGACTTGATGCACCTACACCAGCGAACTGTGAACGGTGAAATTTGCTGTACAGGAATCGGACTTCACTCTGGCAAGAAGATCACCCTGTCCATTAAGCCGCTTCCTCCCAACAGCGGTATTCGATTCTACAGGAAGGACCAACCCAACTGCCCCTATATACCGGCCCGGCTGGAGAACGTAGTAGACACCAGATTGGCAACTACCATTGGGGAGAACGGCTACATTGTCTCCACTGTGGAACATCTGCTCTCCGCCTTTGCTGGCATGGGGATTGACAACGCCCTGGTAGAACTGAACGGCCCGGAGGTGCCAATTATGGATGGTAGCGCCGGGCC
The nucleotide sequence above comes from Deltaproteobacteria bacterium. Encoded proteins:
- the clpP gene encoding ATP-dependent Clp endopeptidase proteolytic subunit ClpP, with the protein product MTLIPIVVEQSSRGERAYDIYSRLLKDRIIFLGTAVNDDVANLIIAQMLFLESDDPDKDINFYINSPGGLVTSGLAIYDTMQYIKPDVATLSLGQAASMGALLLAAGAKGKRFALPHSRILIHQPLGGFQGQATDVEIQAKEILRMRAELNEIMAKHTGQPIEKIEKDTDRDFFMTGEQAKEYGIVDRVITKREIRTDLTEQSEKKNKV
- the tig gene encoding trigger factor, translated to MKVSVEEISSVKRRVHVELPEEDVSRELRKAYRKLNRSVKMKGFRPGKVPLNILKRYYADQVHSEVGLELINNSLKEALEESAIELASQPQLDRKELKEGEPFRYSVLVEVKPDIAMADYHGLEIRSERLQVTEEEIEAELERRRQNSGYLRSPEPPRPVQQGDYVTLDFKAYSDGHLIRGGEVKGFQLEVGAGKFNAEFEERLVGSRAGDFREITASFPADYGNKEIAGRSVTFEVEIKDVRERVLPELDDDFARDLGEFQNLEELRTAVAKQLEEEHRERIAEDNRRQLLDKLLAANPFEVPEGMVEQELQQMLDTFRFRLAQQNVTMEQAGITDEEFKKRNRDVAERKVRTTIILEKIAVQEGIELTDEEVEQSLQQKAAASKQSFEKVKDFYETNRLMEALRYQLLQDKVVA